The Thermoplasmata archaeon genome includes a region encoding these proteins:
- a CDS encoding TldD/PmbA family protein, with protein MDFEKVLNMGKKKEIEVEIFYQETKLSTLNIDFHKIHSMDTSEIAGTGIRVLADGKIGFGFTTGKTQRELERCFREAIKSAKPSKTLKNFAFPSEKNFPAVDVKLSKKIADLSSDEATEHIQTMLDAVKSVNKEIFVCEGHFGYGTEKTVIMNTSGLCAEYIRSACGISIATALPTPDSVSVGFEEIESPDLDFDFGELGRSAAKLAFEGRNPEKLEGGKKNVLLVPTAARSVIESTLLGMLQGQHAMRGESLFAGKLNEKVLDEHLNIVDDGLLENSLGTAPFDDEGTPSRKTTLIEAGILKNFIFDAYTAAEFNLKTTGNGIRSMRLSAGRTFKSVPSPNFRNFVIEAEQAPYEAILKDFSPCLVVYAVLGAHTANPITGNFAVNIPIVFEYVNGELKPRKQGMLSGNIAEYLNRGIVISKERKNCYGTFTPTNFAMPSILIPNAQITGS; from the coding sequence ATGGATTTTGAGAAAGTTTTGAATATGGGGAAGAAAAAGGAAATTGAAGTTGAAATTTTTTACCAGGAGACAAAACTAAGCACTCTGAACATTGATTTTCATAAGATTCATTCCATGGATACATCGGAAATTGCAGGCACAGGTATCCGCGTTCTAGCCGATGGAAAGATCGGCTTCGGTTTTACAACTGGCAAAACTCAAAGGGAACTAGAAAGATGTTTCAGAGAAGCCATAAAATCAGCTAAACCAAGCAAAACTCTGAAAAATTTCGCTTTCCCTTCTGAGAAGAATTTTCCAGCAGTAGATGTAAAATTGAGCAAAAAGATTGCAGATCTTTCTTCAGATGAGGCAACTGAACACATCCAGACAATGCTAGACGCTGTAAAATCTGTCAACAAGGAAATTTTTGTTTGTGAGGGACACTTCGGTTATGGAACCGAGAAAACCGTGATTATGAACACATCTGGTCTTTGTGCAGAGTATATCCGTTCTGCATGTGGAATCTCAATAGCCACTGCATTACCTACTCCAGATAGTGTCTCTGTTGGATTTGAAGAAATAGAATCACCTGATCTAGACTTTGATTTTGGTGAACTCGGGCGAAGCGCAGCCAAACTTGCTTTTGAAGGTAGAAACCCTGAAAAATTAGAGGGTGGAAAGAAAAATGTCCTGCTCGTGCCTACTGCAGCTAGGAGTGTAATCGAAAGCACACTCCTAGGAATGCTACAGGGACAACATGCAATGAGGGGCGAAAGCCTTTTTGCTGGCAAGTTGAATGAGAAAGTACTTGATGAACATCTCAACATTGTGGATGATGGCTTGCTTGAGAACAGTTTAGGGACCGCTCCTTTTGATGATGAAGGTACGCCCTCTAGAAAAACTACATTGATTGAAGCTGGGATACTAAAGAATTTTATATTTGATGCCTACACAGCTGCAGAATTCAATTTGAAAACCACCGGGAATGGAATCCGCTCAATGCGGCTCTCTGCTGGTAGAACTTTCAAATCTGTGCCATCCCCAAATTTCAGAAATTTTGTAATCGAAGCAGAACAGGCGCCCTATGAGGCAATTCTTAAAGATTTCTCGCCATGTCTCGTAGTATATGCAGTACTCGGAGCCCATACCGCTAACCCAATCACAGGAAATTTCGCAGTGAATATCCCGATTGTATTTGAATATGTGAATGGAGAACTGAAACCAAGGAAGCAAGGAATGTTAAGCGGGAACATTGCTGAATATCTGAACAGAGGAATTGTGATTTCTAAGGAAAGAAAAAATTGTTATGGGACATTCACACCTACAAACTTCGCAATGCCTAGCATTCTTATTCCAAACGCCCAAATAACTGGTTCCTGA
- a CDS encoding TldD/PmbA family protein, with protein MEYFLHRYASPDVTYADLRNVRIKTLYIEMKNDEITRCVSGLDHGIGIRVLSNGAIGFASSTDGSKRSAQQCLEEAYRISKSLKGKTIRFENVNTEKGKVLWKGKKPHDSVSIEEKIDYMKELRELAKDYKKVKNLSLTYSESTIETEFYNINGARIMTAVPRTAMRIQVVAGAEGKIASVTGSVGGTGGLEIFEKYSPEEELKKTCASAERQLNAQSAPSGVFTVIADPELSGVFAHEALGHACEADAVIAGGSCLAGKINTRIGNELVTIVDDPTLPNENGSFPYDDEGTKTCRKVLVEKGILKSYLHSLETSTFLGMEKNGSARAESYAVPPLVRMSNTFIEKGDFGFEEMVKDVKFGVYAKGSRGGQVDTTKGTFQFSAQEGFLIENGELTKPLKDLSLASDILSIFHQIDAVGKDLMLGHPGNCGKGQWVPVSDGGPHIRIRDVRVGGG; from the coding sequence ATGGAGTATTTTCTCCATCGGTATGCTAGCCCTGATGTAACCTATGCGGATTTAAGAAATGTTAGAATCAAAACGCTTTACATTGAAATGAAGAACGATGAAATAACAAGATGCGTTAGCGGGTTAGACCATGGAATCGGGATTCGAGTTCTATCCAATGGTGCTATTGGTTTTGCTTCAAGTACCGATGGTTCTAAAAGAAGTGCCCAACAATGTCTTGAAGAGGCCTACAGAATCTCCAAGAGTTTAAAAGGAAAGACTATCCGGTTTGAAAATGTAAACACAGAGAAAGGGAAAGTGTTGTGGAAGGGAAAGAAACCCCATGACTCAGTATCAATCGAGGAAAAGATAGATTACATGAAAGAATTGAGGGAGCTGGCTAAAGATTACAAGAAGGTAAAGAACCTCTCACTTACATACAGCGAATCAACGATTGAAACAGAGTTTTACAATATAAATGGTGCAAGAATAATGACTGCAGTGCCAAGAACCGCCATGCGAATCCAGGTCGTGGCTGGGGCTGAAGGTAAGATTGCGAGTGTCACAGGAAGTGTTGGAGGCACTGGTGGTCTAGAAATATTTGAAAAATATTCACCAGAGGAGGAGTTAAAGAAGACCTGTGCATCTGCAGAAAGACAGCTCAATGCCCAGAGCGCACCAAGTGGTGTTTTTACCGTAATTGCAGATCCAGAGCTATCTGGTGTGTTTGCCCATGAAGCCCTTGGCCATGCTTGTGAAGCAGATGCAGTGATTGCTGGAGGCTCCTGCCTTGCTGGAAAAATTAATACAAGAATTGGGAATGAACTTGTTACCATCGTGGATGATCCAACACTCCCAAATGAGAACGGCAGTTTCCCTTACGATGATGAAGGCACTAAAACCTGCAGAAAAGTTCTCGTAGAGAAGGGAATTCTCAAAAGCTATCTTCACTCGTTAGAAACCTCTACATTTCTAGGAATGGAGAAAAATGGAAGTGCAAGAGCAGAATCCTACGCTGTGCCTCCACTTGTGCGGATGAGTAACACATTCATTGAAAAAGGAGATTTCGGATTTGAAGAGATGGTAAAGGATGTGAAATTTGGTGTCTATGCAAAGGGTTCGAGAGGAGGACAGGTGGACACAACAAAAGGGACATTCCAATTCTCAGCTCAAGAAGGATTTCTCATTGAAAATGGAGAACTAACAAAACCACTGAAAGACCTTTCCCTGGCAAGTGATATTCTTTCAATTTTCCATCAGATAGATGCAGTGGGAAAAGACCTTATGCTAGGGCATCCTGGAAATTGTGGTAAAGGGCAGTGGGTACCTGTGAGTGATGGAGGTCCACACATCAGGATAAGGGATGTAAGGGTTGGTGGAGGTTGA
- a CDS encoding glutaredoxin family protein, producing MGFTKVPGKNCGKVLIYALSTCGWCKKTKQFLKDNGVEYSYVDVDLLQGEEREKVVREVEKWNPSLSFPTIVINDAACIVGFDEKKLREQLKI from the coding sequence ATGGGTTTCACCAAAGTCCCGGGAAAAAATTGCGGCAAAGTGTTGATTTATGCATTAAGCACCTGTGGATGGTGCAAAAAAACAAAGCAGTTTTTGAAAGATAACGGCGTGGAATACTCATATGTAGATGTTGACCTCCTACAGGGAGAGGAGCGGGAGAAAGTTGTTCGGGAAGTTGAAAAATGGAATCCATCCCTCTCATTTCCTACCATCGTGATAAACGATGCTGCCTGCATTGTGGGCTTTGATGAAAAAAAGTTGAGGGAGCAACTGAAGATATGA
- a CDS encoding ferredoxin-thioredoxin reductase catalytic domain-containing protein, whose translation MTEITDAEVEKLYSKLKKEAEESGYFLNPDIEFTKGLVRSLLINEQRYGYWACPCRLAAGIKEKDLDIICPCDYRDADLNEFGTCYCALYVSEEVAKGKKQVSSIPERRNQKKLVEQNTPLLGNLKYPVWRCKVCGYLCARDQPPLVCPICKAKQERFERMI comes from the coding sequence ATGACAGAAATCACGGATGCGGAAGTAGAAAAGCTTTACAGTAAACTTAAAAAGGAGGCAGAGGAATCAGGTTATTTTCTCAATCCTGATATCGAATTTACGAAAGGACTTGTGAGAAGTTTGCTTATAAACGAACAACGCTATGGATACTGGGCGTGTCCATGCCGGCTTGCTGCAGGCATCAAAGAGAAAGACCTAGACATTATCTGCCCCTGCGATTATAGAGATGCAGACCTCAACGAATTCGGCACATGTTATTGTGCGCTTTATGTGAGTGAGGAAGTAGCAAAAGGAAAAAAACAGGTCTCATCTATACCTGAACGCAGAAACCAGAAAAAACTGGTTGAACAGAATACGCCCTTGTTGGGTAATCTAAAATACCCTGTGTGGCGTTGTAAAGTGTGTGGTTATCTCTGTGCCCGAGACCAACCGCCATTAGTATGCCCAATCTGCAAGGCGAAGCAGGAAAGATTTGAGAGGATGATATGA